In Isoptericola variabilis 225, the genomic window GTACGCACCCGACAACGCGCGCCCGAACGGGGCCCGGGCGCTCGCCGAGGTGCTCGCCGACCAGGGCGTCGAGGTCGAGCACGTCACCCGGGTCGCGGACGCCCTGCGCGCCGCGGGGCCCGACACCACGCTGCTCGTGGTCCCCGCGCCCTTCCTGCTCGACGAGCAGGCGAGCGCGCTCGCGGCCGTCGAGGCCGACGTCGTGCTCGCGGGCGTCGACGGGTACGTCCTCGAGGCGATGACGGACGGCGCGCTGAGCCGCACGCCCCAGCTCGCGACGCCGGACGCCGCGGTCGCCCCGGGCTGCGACCTGCCGGCGGCCGCCCCCGCCGGGCCCTCGCGGCTGACGCCGGGCGTGACCGCCGCGGGCGACGCCGACGCGACGCTCTGCTGGCCCGACGGCCCGGGCGCCGCCGCGCTGGCCCAGGTGCGCGCGGGGGGCGCCTGGTCACGCCGCGCCCGCCGAGCCCCCGCGCCCCTCGCTCGAGCTGCGGACGGCGCTCGCGGGCGTCCGCGGCGAGGTGGGCAAGGCGGTCGTCGGCCAGGACTCGGCCGTGACGAGCCTGCTCATCGCGCTGCTGTGCTCGGGCCACGTGCTGCTCGAGGGCGTGCCCGGCGTCGCCAAGACGCTGCTCGTGCGCGCGCTCGGCGCGGCGCTCGACCTCGACCACAAGCGCGTGCAGTTCACGCCCGACCTCATGCCGGGCGACGTCACGGGCTCGCTCGTGTACGACGCGCGCACGTCGCAGTTCTCGTTCCGCGAGGGCCCGGTCTTCACCAACCTCCTGCTCGCCGACGAGATCAACCGCACGCCGCCCAAGACCCAGGCGTCGCTGCTCGAGGCCATGGAGGAGCGGCAGGTCTCGGTCGACGGCACGCCGCGTCCGCTGCCCGACCCGTTCCTCGTCATCGCGACGCAGAACCCGGTCGAGCACGAGGGGACCTACCCCCTGCCCGAGGCCCAGCTCGACCGCTTCCTGCTCAAGGTCGTGCTGCCCGTCCCCGAGCGCGACCACGAGATCGAGGTGCTGGCCCGGCACGCCGCGGGCTTCGACCCGCGCGACCTCGCCGCGGCCGGTGTCCGGGCCGTCGCGGGCCCCGAGGCGCTCGCCGCCGCTCGCGCCGAGGTGCGCCGCGTCCAGGTCGCGCCCGAGGTGCTCGGCTACGCCGTCGACGTGTGCCGTGCGACGCGCCAGTCGCCGTCGCTGTCGCTCGGCGTCTCGCCGCGCGGGGCGACCGCGCTGCTCGCGACGTCGCGCGCCTGGGCCTGGCTCTCCGGGCGGATGTACGTGACGCCCGACGACGTCAAGGCGCTTGCGCACCCGACGCTGCGCCACCGCGTGCAGCTGCGCCCCGAGGCCGAGCTCGAGGGCGTCACGGCCGAGAGCGTGCTGGGCACGGTGCTGGCGACCGTGCCCGTCCCCCGGTGAGCGGGCGCTGAGGTGGCGCTGACGCGGCGTGCCGTCTGGCTGGCGGCGGCGGGCATCGTGCCGGTCCTGCTCGTGCCGAGCGCGGGCACGGTCGTCGTGTGGGCCGTGCTCGTGGCGGTGCTGTGCGCGGTCGACGTCGCGCTGGCGGCCTCGCCGCGCGAGGTCGCCGTGCGGCGCGACGTGCCCGCCTCGGTGCGTCTCGGCACCCCGACGGCCTCGGCCCTGGTCCTGACGAACCGGTCGGGCCGGCGGCTGCGCGCGCGGGTGCGCGACGCGTGGCCGCCGTCGATGCTCACCGACGCCGCGACCGGGCTCGCCCGGGCGGTGGCCGCCTCGACGCGGCACGACGTCGACGTCGCGCCCGGCGAGTCGGTGCGCGTGCGCACGCCGCTCCTGCCGACGCGCCGCGGCGACCGGCGCGCGGGCGACGTCACGGTGCGCTCCTTCGGCCCGCTGCGGCTCGCGGCCCGCCAGGCCTCGCTGCCCGTCCCGGGACGGGTGCGCGTGCTGCCGGAGTTCGCGTCGCGACGGCACCTGCCGAGCCGCCTCGCGCGGCTGCGCGAGATGGACGGCCGCGCGGCGGTGCAGGTGCGCGGCGAGGGCACCGAGTTCGACTCGCTGCGCGAGTACGTCGTGGGCGACGACGTCCGGTCCATCGACTGGCGGGCGACGGCCCGCCGGGGCGACGTCGTCGTGCGCACGTGGCGGCCCGAGCGCGACCGGCGCGTCGTCGTCGTGCTCGACACCGGCCGCACGTCCGCCGCCCGGATCGACGCGTCCGACGGCGGGGCGTCGGCGGGCGCGACACGGCTCGAGGCGAGCATCGAGGCCGCCCTGCTGCTCGCCGCGCTGGCCGACCGCGCGGGCGACCGCGTGCAGGTGCTCGCGTACGACCGCACGCTGCGCGGGCGCGTCGCCGGCGCGTCGGGGCCGCGGCTGCTGCCCGAGCTCGCGGAGACCCTGGCGACCGTGGAGCCCGCCCTGCTCGAGACCGACTGGCACGGGCTCGTGGGCCAGGTCCGCTCGCGGGTCTCGCAGCGGGCGCTCGTCGTGCTCCTCACCGCGCTCGACCCGGCGGCGGTCGAGTCGGGCCTGCTCCCCGTCGTCGACCAGCTCACCGGCACGCACCAGGTCGTGGTCGCGGCCGTGGCGGACGCCGAGGTGGCCGCGCTGCGGGCCGGGCGCGACGACGTCGCGCAGGTCTACGACGCCGCGGCCGCCGCGCGCGGCGAGCTCGAGCGCGCGGCCGTGGCCGCAGTCCTGCGCCGACGGGGCGCGGAGGTCGTCGAGGCGCTGCCCGACGACCTCGCCCCGCAGCTGGCCGACACCTACCTCGCGCTCAAGGCCGCCGGCCGGCTCTGAGCCCCCGCTGCGGGCAGGGCGTCAGCCGGCGGTCGGCAGGACCTCGCCGGCCTGGTGCCCGGAGAGGTCGCCGGTCTCGCCCGCGGCGACCGCGCGCCGGCCGAGCACGAGCACGTACGCCCAGAACGCCGCGAGCGCCAGCGCGCCGACGACGATCTTGAGCCACCACGGCAGCCCCGACCCGGTGACGAACCCCTCGACGAGCCCCGAGACCGCGAGCGCGCCCGCGAGCCCGACGGCGACCGTGATGAGCGCGCGGCCCTCCTGCGCCAGGGCGACCGACCGCCGGCGCGGACCGGGGTCGACGAGGGTCCAGAAGATCTTCAGCCCGGCGCCGCCGGCGACGAAGATCGCCGTCAGCTCGAGCAGGCCGTGCGGGGCGATGAGCTGGAGGAACAGGTCGAGCTCGCCGTGCGCGGCCATCATGCCGCCGATCGCCCCGACGTTGACGGCGTTCTGGACCTGGACGAACACGGGCCACAGGCCCGTGATGCCGAACGCCACGCACTGCGCGGCGATCCACGCGTTGTTGGTCCAGACCATCGCGGCGAACCCCGCGCCGGGGTCGTAGTACGACTCGAAGGCCTCGTTGACGTACTGCTCCTGGTACGACGGCGGGCCGACCGCCGCGAGCGCCTCGGGGACCGTCGCGACGCGCCACCCGACGACGACGGCGATCGTGAGGAACGCGATCGTCACGCCGAGGGTCCACCACCGCACCCGGAACAGGGCGGCGGGCACGGTCACCACGGCGAAGCGCACGACGTCGGCCCACGCGGGCTCGTGCGCGCCCGCGATGCGCGCCCGGGCGCGGGTGAGCAGATCGGACAGGCGCGTCACGAGCACCGGGTCGGGCGCGGCGGAGCGCACGGTGGAAAGGTGGGTCGCGACCGTCTGGTAGAGGCGGACCAGCTCGTCGGCCTCCGCGCCGTCGAGCCGCCGGCGCCGGGTCAGCTCGTGGAGACGGTCCCACTCCGGGCTGTGCACGGTCGTGAAGGCGTCGAGGTCCACGCCCGATAGCCTTCCACACGAGGACGACGGCGCGCGCCGTCGGTCCCCAAGGCACCCGGCCGCAGCGACCCCAGGGAGAGACCGTGCACGACGGCATCCTCATCGGCGAGGGCGTGGTCCTCGACGCCCGCCCCGCCTCGTTCGCGACGCGGGCGCTCGGGGCGCTGCTCGACGTGGCGGTCACGGTGCTGGGCCTCCTCGTGCTCCTCGTCCTGGCGATGCAGACGCCGCTCGTGCTCGACATGCAGTGGGGCACGGCGCTGGGGATCGGCGTCATGGTGGTCGCGCTGGTGGTCGTCCCCGTGACGGTCGAGACGCTCAGCCGCGGCCGCTCGCTCGGCAAGCTCGCGGCGGGCATCCGGGTCGTGCGCGACGACGGCGGCCCGATCCACCTGCGGCACGCGCTCGTGCGCGCGCTCGTCGGGGTCTTCGAGCTGTGGCTGACGTTCGGTGCCGTCGCGCTCGTCGCGTCGCTCGCGAACACCAAGGGTAAGCGGCTCGGTGACGTGCTCGCGGGCACGTACGCCATCCGGGTGCGGGGCGGGCGGGGCTGGTCGGTGCCGCTCATGATGCCGCCGCAGCTCGCCGGGTGGGCTCGCACGGCGGACATGCGGCGCCTGCCCGACGGGCTCGCGCTCGCTGCGCGCCAGCTGCTCGACCGCGCGCCGAAGCTGGCACCCGCGTCGCGGGCGCGGCTCACCGACGAGATGGCCGCGAAGATCGAGGCCTACGTGGCGCCCGGTCCGCCGTCGGGCACGCCCGCCGAGGCGTTCCTGCACGCGGTGCTCCACGAGCGCCGCGAGCGCGAGCTCGCGCTGGGCCGGCGCGAGCGCGAGCGCGCGAGCCGGCTCGGGCAGACGCTCCACCGGCTCCCGTACGCGGTGCCGGACCCGCGCTCCTGACGGTCGCCGCGGCCGCCGTCGGGTCGACGTCGCACGTAAACCTTGCGTTTCGACCGTTGCCCTCGGCGCCCGTCCCTGCCAGCGTGTGACCTGCGACACGCGTCGCGGCGCCCGGCGGCCCTGCCGGGCGCTCTCGTCCCGAGCGGGAGGTCGAAGGTGCCCCGAGGATCCGCAGCACGAACAGCAAGGCTCCGGCGAGGCGCGACGGCGCTCGTCGCCGTCCCGGTCGTCCTGGGAGTGGTGCTGAGCACCGCCCAGGCCGCCCCGGCCGACGGGGAGCCCCCGGGCCTCGCCGTCGCGACCGTCCACGCCGCCACGCCCGAGGCGCAGCACCGCCTGGCGGCCACGGGGCTCGACGTCATCCACGCCGACGCCGAGCACGCCGAGGTGCTGCTGCACACCCCGCAGGACCGGCTCACGCTGGCGCTGGGCGACTGGGAGTTCGAGCTGGAGTCGGTCGAGGACGACCTGGACCGCATGGAGGCGGCGCGCGCGCACGAGTCCCGCCTCGAGGCCCGGCTGGCGGAGGACCCGTCGGTCGCCTCGACCCTGCCGACCGGCCGCGTGTCGTACCGCGAGATCGACGACGCCGAGGCGGAGATGCGGGCGCTCGCCGCGGAGTTCCCCGAGCAGGTGAGGCTCTTCGAGCTGCCGCACCCGTCGCTGCTCGGCCGGACCGTGCTCGGCCTGGAGGTCGCCGGCGACGTCGCCACCTCGGCCGGCGAGCCGACGTACCTGCTCAGCGGCGTCCACCACGCCCGGGAGTGGCCGACGCTCGAGCTCGTCCTCGAGTTCGTCACCGAGGCCGTGCACGGCTACGGGACCGACGAGCGCTTCACGGCGATCATGGACTCCAGCCGCATGCTCGTGGTGCCGGTCGTCAACCCCGACGGGTACATGATCTCGCGCGAGCGCATCAACGAGATGAAGCGCAAGAACTGCCGCGTCCTGCCGGGCGCCACGCCCACGTGGGAGGAGTGCGCGGCGGCCCAGAACGCGAACGCCGGCGTCGACCCGAACCGCAACTACGGCCCCTTCTGGGGCGGGCCCGGCTCGAGCGTCTCGGGGTCGGCGAGCAACCACCACGGCGCCGCCCCGTACTCGGAGCCCGAGATCGAGAACATGCGCGAGCTCATGAACTCCCACCAGGTGACGGTGGCGATCAACGCCCACACGCCGGACGAGCGGCTGCTGCGGGCGCCGTCGTCGCCGCTCGAGCCGGAGCCCGTCGACGCGGACGCGTACCAGGCGCTGGCCGAGGAGCTGGGCGACGCGCTCGGCGGCTGGCCCGCGGGTCCGTGGACGGAGGTGTACTACGTGGCGAGCGGCACGGCCGAGGAGCACGGCCTGTACGTCAACGGCACGTTCGGCTTCACGCCCGAGCTCATGCCTGGCTTCGACGGCCTGGACCGCTTCCACCCGCCGTACGAGTACGTCGACGACCAGTACTGGGGCACCGGCCGCTACGAGGGGTCCAGCGCCCGGGAGGCGTTCCTCCTCGCGTGGGAGAAGGCCGCCGACCCGGCCCTCCACGGCGTGGTCACCGGCACCGCTCCCCGGGGGATCGAGCTGACGATCAGCAAGGACGTCGAGGTCGAGTCGTCCCCGACGGCCGTCGCCGACGGCGGCACGATCGCCACCGCCCACGAGCTGCGGTCCACGCTGCGCGTCCCCGACGACGGCACGTTCACGTGGCACGTCAACCCGTCGGTGCGCCAGAGCCAGGAGTCGTCCACCCTCCTGGAGGAGACGTGGACGATCTCGTGCACCAACCCGGCCGGGCGGGTGCACCACGAGGTCGAGGTCGTCGTCGGGCGTGGCGAGACGGTCGACGTCGACATGACCGCATGCCCGGGCGGGCCCAAGCTCGGGCGCGGATGAGTCCGACCGGCGTCGCGCGGCGTTAGGGTCGAACGGTGCGACACCACCTCACCCGTACGACCACCTTCGCCACCGCCGCCGCGCTGGCGCTCGCCCTGACGGCGTGCTCGGGCTCCGACGGCCCCTCCGGGGCGCAGAAGTCCCCGGAGGCGTCCAGCCCGCCCGGGACCGCGACCCTGTGCGAGGCGACCGCCCAGTTCGAGGAGCTCAGCTCGCAGCTCCAGGACTTCGACATCATGCAGCTCGACGAGGCGCGCACGAGCCTCGAGGAGCTGACCACCACGCTCGAGAACGTCGACCCGCCGGCCGAGGTGGCCGACTCCGTCGAGACCGTCCGCACCCGGCTCGCCGAGCTCGGCGACGCCGTGGACCGGGCGGTCGAGAATCCCTTGGACGCCGACGCCGTGTCCGAGGCGTCGCAGGCGATCGAGTCCCTGAGCGACCGGACGTTCACCGACGCGAGGGACGAGATCCAGCAGTACACCGAGGCGAACTGCTGACCTCCACCTCCTCGAGAACTTGTCAGGCCCAGGCCCGGGTATACCGGGGCCTGGGCCTGACAACTCTCAGGAGGGTGCGTCAGTACCGGTAGTGGTCCGGCTTGAACGGGCCCTCGACCGGCACGCCGATGTAGGCGGCCTGCTCCGGGCTGAGCTCGGTGAGGCGCACGCCGAGCGCGTCGAGGTGCAGGCGCGCGACCTTCTCGTCGAGCACCTTGGGCAGGCGGTAGACCTGCCGCTCGTACCGGCGCTCGCCCTCGGGCCGCTTCATGTCCTCGAACAGCTCGAGCTGGCCGATGACCTGGTTCGAGAACGAGTTCGACATGACGAACGACGGGTGGCCGGTCGCGTTGCCGAGGTTGAGCAGGCGCCCCTCGGACAGCACGATGATCGACCGCTCGGACCGCTCGACGCCGTCGGGCCCGACGCCGGCCGGGAACGTCCACTCGTGGACCTGCGGCTTGATCTCGGTCTTGACGACGCCCGGCACGGCCGCGAGGCCGGCCATGTCGATCTCGTTGTCGAAGTGGCCGATGTTGCCCACGACGGCCTTGTCCTTCATCGCGACCATGTGCTCGACGCGGATGACGTCCTTGTTGCCGGTCGTGGTGATGAAGAAGTCGGCCTCGCCGAGCACGTCCTCGATCCGCGCGACCTGGAAGCCGTCCATCGCGGCCTGCAGCGCGCAGATCGGGTCGACCTCGGACACGATGACGCGCGCGCCCTGGCCGCGGAACGCCTCGGCGGCGCCCTTGCCGACGTCGCCGTAGCCCGCGACGAAGGCGACCTTGCCGCCGATGAGGATGTCCGTGGCGCGGTTGATGCCGTCGGGCAGCGAGTGGCGGATGCCGTACTTGTTGTCGAACTTCGACTTGGTGACCGAGTCGTTGACGTTGATCGCCGGGAACAGCAGCTCGCCCGACTCGGCGAGGTGGTACAGGCGGTGCACGCCCGTCGTCGTCTCCTCGGTGACGCCGCCGATGCCCTGCGCGATCGTCGTCCAGCGCAGCGGGTCGGCCTCGAGCGCGCGGCGCAGCACCCCGCGCACGACGTTCATCTCGTGCGTGTGGTCCGGCTCGCCCGGCAGCGTGTCCGGGGGCACGACGCCGGCACGCTCGTACTGCAGGCCGAGGTGGACCAGCATGGTCGCGTCGCCGCCGTCGTCGAGGATGAGGTTGGGGCCGCGCGTCTCGGACTCCTCGCCCGGCCACACGAGGATCTGCTCGGTGCAGTCCCAGTACTCCTCGAGCGTCTCGCCCTTCCAGGCGAACACCGGCACGCCGCGGGGGTCCTCGGGCGTCCCGTGCGGGCCGACGACGACGGCGGCCGCGGCCTCGTCCTGCGTGCTGAAGATGTTGCAGCTCGCCCAGCGGACCTGCGCGCCGAGCGCGACGAGCGTCTCGATGAGCACCGCCGTCTGGACCGTCATGTGCAGCGAGCCCGCGATGCGGGCGCCGGCGAGCGGCTGCGCCTCGCCGTACTCCTCGCGCAGCGCCATGAGGCCGGGCATCTCGTGCTCGGCGAGACGGATCTGGTGGCGGCCTGCCTCGGCCAGCGCGAGCGAGCGCACCTTGTAGCGGCCGGGGACCTCGTCGAAGCCCGGGCTCGGCTGGGTCTGCTCGGGCGCCTCCGTGGTGGCGGACATGGTTCTCCTCCGGGGTGTCAGGGTCATGTCGGTGCGCTGGGGGCTCCCGTCTGCGCGCGGCACGCCTCGGCGTGCCCGTCCTCCAGGGTATCGGGCCCGCGGCCCGGCGACAGGGCGTGCGAGCAGACCGCGGTTTCTGTAGCCTCGAACAACGTTCATCGGCGAGCCCGGCTGGCGTCGTTATCAAATCGTGACCTAGGGTCGAGGGTGATGGCAGAGACGACGCCCCTGACCCAGACCCCGCCGGCACGGCCCGCACAGCGCCTCCTGGCGGTGGACGGCCTGCGCTTCCTGGCCGCCGCCGCGGTGATGCTCTACCACTTCACCGCGACGTCGACCGTGACGCGCTACTGGGGCGGCACGCCCGGTGCCGACCTCTTCCCCGTGCTCAACCACGTGACGCGGTACGGCTGGCTCGCGGTCGAGCTGTTCTTCGTCATCAGCGGGTTCTTCATCCTCATGACCGCCCAGGGCAGGTCGCTCGCGCACTTCACGGGCTCGCGCGTGGGGCGCCTCTTCCCCGCCTACTGGGCGTGCATCGTCATCACCGCGCTGCTGCACGCCGTCTGGTCCGGCGGCCGGCAGCTGACGTTCGGCGAGACGCTGCTCAACCTCACGATGGTGCAGGAGCTGTTCGGCGTCCAGAGCTCCCAGGTCGTGTTCTGGACGCTGCTGGCCGAGCTGAAGTTCTACCTGCTCGTCGCGGTCCTCCTTGCCTTCGGGCCAATGACCCGCCTCAAGGTCCTCGGGCTCGCGACCCTCTGGCCGCTCGCGGGGATGCTCGCGCGGGCGGCGGGGCAGTACGAGCTCGGCGAGGTCCTCGTCGCCCGCTACGCCCCGTACTTCGCCGTCGGCATGCTGCTGTTCCTGCTGCGGCGCGACGGCGTGCGCGGCAACGGCGCGGTGCTGGCGGTGCTCGGCGGCAACCTCGCCCTCTGCTGCCACCTGGTGATCGTGGCCACGGGGCACGCCACGACCCTCCAGGGCGTGCCGGTGAACCCCGTCGTGGCGCTCGCGCTCATGCTCCTGTGCGTCGTCGCGGTCTGGGTCGCCTCGAGCCCGCGCGTCGAGGCGCGTGGCCGAGTCACGGTGGCGCTCTGCACCGCGGGCGGCCTGCTCACCTACCCCGTCTACCTCGTGCACAGCGAGTTCGGCTACGCGACGATCGAGGCGCTCGCGTCGCGCGGCGTCGGCCCGTGGGTCACCCTGGCGGCCGCGGTCGCCGTGACCGGGGCGCTCTCCTGGGCGATCTACCGCTTCGTCGAGGAGCGCTGGTCGCGGCGCCTGCGCCACGCCGTCGTGCGCGCGATGACGCCGACCGCCGGCGAGCGGGTCCCGCAGCGCCGGGCCGCCACGAGCAGCGCCTGACGCCGCACGCCGGCACGAGCCGGGGCGCGGACCCGCCGAGCCGTCGCGGCAGCGGGGTCGGGCGCGCGATGATGGGACCGATGCCTGCCGACGCACCCCTGTTCCCGCTGCGCACCGTCGTGCTGGGCGCGTTCGTCCCGACCTTCGTGTTCGACGTCGGGGTCGGCGCGATGCTGCCGGTCGTCGCGCCGACGGCCACGGGGCTCGGCGCGAGCCTCGCGGTGGCGGGCGTCGTCGCGGCGCTGCTCCCCGTGGGCCAGATCCTCACCGACCTGCCCGCCGGCGCGCTCGCCGACCGGTTCGGCGACCGCCGCGCGATGCTCGGCGCGGGCGGAGTCGCGGCGGTCGCGTTCGCCACGGCGGCGTTCGCGCCGCACCTCCTCACGTTCGCCGCGGCGGTGCTCGCGCTCGGCGCCGCGTCGGCGGTCTTCAACCTCGCGCGGCACTCGTACCTCACCGAGATCACGCCGCCGCTGCGCCGTGCCCGCGTGCTGTCGACGCTCGGCGGCGTGCACCGCATCGGGCAGTTCGTGGGGCCGTTCGTCGGCGCGCTGGTCATCCACGGGGGCGACGTCCGCGGCGTCTACCTGCTCGGCGCGGCGGCGGCCGTCGTGGCGACGGCGGTGCTCGTCGTCGTGCGCGAGGATCCCACCGCTCGCCGTCAGCCCGCTGTGGGCATGATCTCTGGCCCGGTTCATCCGGGTCGTCCCGATTCCGGACCCCAGAAAACACACCCACAGCGGCCGACCCTGCGCGGCGTCCTGCGCGAGCACCGCAGGCTGCTCGCGACGCTCGGCACCGCGGTGCTCCTCGTCGCGGCCGTCCGCGGGGCGCGGCAGACCGTCATCCCGCTGTGGGGCGAGCACCTCGGGCTCGACCCGGCCGTGACGTCGCTGATCTTCGGCGTCGCGGGCGGCGTCGACATGCTGCTGTTCTACCCGGCGGGCAAGGTCATGGACCGCATGGGCCGGCTGTGGGTCGGCGTGCCGGCCATGCTCGTCATGGGGATCGCGCTCGCACTTCTGCCCCTGACGCAGTCGGCCGCGAGCCTCGCCGGGGCGGCCGCGCTGCTGGGCCTCGGCAACGGCATGAGCTCGGGGATCCTCATGACCCTGGGCTCCGACGTCTCCCCGGCGCACGGACGCGCGCGGTTCCTCGGGCTGTGGCGCGTGCTGCAGGACTCGGGCACCGCCGCCGGACCGCTCGTGATCTCGGCGGGCGCCGCGCTGGGGTCGCTCGCGCTCGGCGTGTGGGCCGCCGCCGTCCTGGGTCCGGCGGCCGCGGCCGCCCTGGGGCGCTGGGTGCCGCGCTGGACGGTGCACGCGAACCGCACCACGCGCCGTCGGGCCGGACTGCTCACCTGAGCGCGCGCACGCGCGCGGATACCAGGATCGTCACGTCAATTCAACGTCACGCTCTGGTAACGATCTGGAATGTCCCGCGAGCCGCGGGATCTCAACGATCGACCAAGGGTCGGCCGCCCGCATCACCGCCAAAACTCCCGATCCGGGCTGGAAATCCCCACCCGGACGCGGCATGGTGCCCAAGGCCCATTGCGCTCACCCGACCAACGGGCGACGTGCTCGTGACCGTTGCGAGACGACGCCGGCACCCCGCCCGCCCGCCGGGGGCGCACCCGAACGTGACGGAAGGTGGCGATCACTGCCCTCATGCCGGCAGCACACACCGCCCCGACGACCGGCGCGCCCGCACCCGCGGCGCCCGGTCCGTCCGCATCAACCCCCGCACCGGTGCCCGCCCCGGCGGTCTCGGTCCGCGGCGTCTACAAGGTCTTCGGACCACGACCCGCCGAGGCCGTCCGCCGTCTCGAGGCCGGCGCCTCCCGTGACGAGGTCAAGGACCTCGGCACCGCCGCGGTCGTCGACGCGAGCTTCGACGTCGCGCACGGCGAGATCTTCGTCGTCATGGGCCTGTCCGGGTCCGGCAAGTCGACGCTGATCCGCATGCTCAACGGCCTGTGGGCACCCACCGCGGGCCACGTGCTGCTCGGCGACGCCGACCTCGCCGCCGTCGACGCCCGGCGCCTGCGCGCGCTGCGCCGCAGCCGGGTGTCCATGGTCTTCCAGCACTTCGCGCTGCTGCCGCACCGCACCGTGCTCGACAACGCGGCCTACCCCCTGGAGATCCAGGGCGTCGGCAAGGCCGAGCGCCGCGAGCGTGCCCGGACGGCGCTCGACCTCGTCGGCCTGGGCGGCTGGGAGGACTCGCTGCCCTCCGAGCTCTCGGGCGGCATGCGCCAGCGCGTCGGCCTGGCCCGCGCGCTCGCCGCCGACACCGACGTCCTGCTCATGGACGAGGCGTTCAGCGCGCTCGACCCGCTCATCCGCAGCGAGATGCAGGACCAGCTCCTCGAGCTGCAGCGCTCGCTCGGCAAGACGATCGTCTTCATCACCCACGACCTCAACGAGGCCATGCACCTGGGCGACCGCATCGCCATCATGCGCGACGGGCGGATCGAGCAGGTGGGCACGGCCGCCGAGATCCTCGAGCGGCCGGCGAGCGAGTACGTCGCGCAGTTCGTCGCCGACGTCGACCGCTCGCGCGTGCTCACGGCGTCGTCCGCGATGGTCGCGATCGACGAGCTCCCGCAGGCCGAGGCCGACCTGGCCGACGACGCGCCCGCCGTCGACCACGACGCCACGCTGGCCGACGTGCTCGTTCCGCTCGCGGACGCGGACGGCCCGCTGCGCGTCACCGACGGCGACGGCAGCACGGTCGGCGTGCTGAGCGCCGACGACGTCGTCACCGCGATGGCGCACCCGTCGAGCGGCGCGGCCGAGCAGGAGGTGCCCTCGTGAACCCCGACACCCTCGTGCCCCGCATCCCGCTCGGCGACGCCGTCGCCGACGTCGTCGACTGGTTCACGGTCACGTTCCGGGCGTTCTTCCGCCTGGTCAAGGACGCGCTCGTGGGCGTCTACGACCTGCTGGACCTCGCGCTCACGACGCCGCCCGACTGGGTCGTCGCGCTCGTCCTGGCCTCGGTCGCGTACGCGGCGAAGGGCTGGCGGCTCGCCGTCGGCTCGCTCCTCGGGTTCGCGCTGATCCTCGGCACGGACCAGTGGGGCAACGCGATGGACACGCTCGCGCTCGTGCTCGTCGCCTCCCTCATCGCGCTCGCCGTCGCGATCCCGCTCGGCATCTGGGCCGCGCGCGCGGA contains:
- a CDS encoding acyltransferase translates to MAETTPLTQTPPARPAQRLLAVDGLRFLAAAAVMLYHFTATSTVTRYWGGTPGADLFPVLNHVTRYGWLAVELFFVISGFFILMTAQGRSLAHFTGSRVGRLFPAYWACIVITALLHAVWSGGRQLTFGETLLNLTMVQELFGVQSSQVVFWTLLAELKFYLLVAVLLAFGPMTRLKVLGLATLWPLAGMLARAAGQYELGEVLVARYAPYFAVGMLLFLLRRDGVRGNGAVLAVLGGNLALCCHLVIVATGHATTLQGVPVNPVVALALMLLCVVAVWVASSPRVEARGRVTVALCTAGGLLTYPVYLVHSEFGYATIEALASRGVGPWVTLAAAVAVTGALSWAIYRFVEERWSRRLRHAVVRAMTPTAGERVPQRRAATSSA
- a CDS encoding MFS transporter — encoded protein: MPADAPLFPLRTVVLGAFVPTFVFDVGVGAMLPVVAPTATGLGASLAVAGVVAALLPVGQILTDLPAGALADRFGDRRAMLGAGGVAAVAFATAAFAPHLLTFAAAVLALGAASAVFNLARHSYLTEITPPLRRARVLSTLGGVHRIGQFVGPFVGALVIHGGDVRGVYLLGAAAAVVATAVLVVVREDPTARRQPAVGMISGPVHPGRPDSGPQKTHPQRPTLRGVLREHRRLLATLGTAVLLVAAVRGARQTVIPLWGEHLGLDPAVTSLIFGVAGGVDMLLFYPAGKVMDRMGRLWVGVPAMLVMGIALALLPLTQSAASLAGAAALLGLGNGMSSGILMTLGSDVSPAHGRARFLGLWRVLQDSGTAAGPLVISAGAALGSLALGVWAAAVLGPAAAAALGRWVPRWTVHANRTTRRRAGLLT
- a CDS encoding glycine betaine/L-proline ABC transporter ATP-binding protein: MPAPAVSVRGVYKVFGPRPAEAVRRLEAGASRDEVKDLGTAAVVDASFDVAHGEIFVVMGLSGSGKSTLIRMLNGLWAPTAGHVLLGDADLAAVDARRLRALRRSRVSMVFQHFALLPHRTVLDNAAYPLEIQGVGKAERRERARTALDLVGLGGWEDSLPSELSGGMRQRVGLARALAADTDVLLMDEAFSALDPLIRSEMQDQLLELQRSLGKTIVFITHDLNEAMHLGDRIAIMRDGRIEQVGTAAEILERPASEYVAQFVADVDRSRVLTASSAMVAIDELPQAEADLADDAPAVDHDATLADVLVPLADADGPLRVTDGDGSTVGVLSADDVVTAMAHPSSGAAEQEVPS